The sequence tttatattataattcaagattttataatttgaataaatttttgactaTCGTAAAATTTGTATTCCGATTAGTTCTAGATATGTTAAATCTTTTCTtaatctgccttttttttttttttcaaaatagagaaatataaaattttgcgaCTTTTCTCAGAATATCTAAAATGGCTGTAAGCCTAAATCTCGCCATTTCTTCGATCTAGTACTTTcaatttgaaccaaatctttgAACTCTTGGTAAGATTTCTTTGCTTGTAAGATAAGTAACTCTTGGTAAATGTATTTTACCATGAAACGCCATTGATCAGCAAGTTCCATGCTATACTGTTCTGAATCTGCATGTGTTAATGAATACTTTTTCATTATTGGAAGCTGTCTATCGTCTAGCAACTCTTTAAACCTCTGAACACAAGATCTATTCTCAAACATTTCTGGCCAGTTCCTTCATTTtgtttattcgaatttttaatatattaggacaaaatttaagattttcaaCAAGTGGGAAGGAAActgtaattgaaaactgaatcaTTCTACTGAAATTCTGCGTCATGCTTTTGAATCCGATACATGCcgaatttttattcctaaattttttgaacaaatatactttatttaGGGGACATTTGCGGGTTTTAATGTTAATTGAACATATACTTTAACTCATACTTCAGCAAAATAAGATAGCAGACActtgaaatatgcatttttgctaaaacgtaataaattaaaagttctttgaattgaatattttctgcaatgttattgaaattaaacttttaattggaTCATTATAGCTAGAAATTCCTGTTCTGTTCTTCATTTTTGCTGTGCGTCTCAGaaaaattctttgctttttttttttagtttaatatcatGTTCATTTTTCCATAGGTGTCGAAGAATACGAAGATTGTTTTACGAATGCTTCTTTGGACTTCCAAAAGTGTTACAATAAAACATTGCTCCCAGGCACTGTTGGCGATGACGATGAAGCAAAGTGGAAGGCCGAATGCTGGTGAGTATTTGTTAAACAAATCTCTTTGACCTTCAAAATAGTGGTGTAAATTAAGTGACATTGTATCTAAATAGCTCCACACAATTCAAtcctaatagttttttttttttcaatgttatttcgtatttgaaagaaattcagaCTGGAAAGACTTCGATAAACTTGAAGTTTTGTCTTTAAATCTATTGACTTTTTTCCCCCTTGTAATGCGCATATGCGTACAATTCTATACAACCTTGacaacaaaatttgttttagctCTTAAAATCTACCAATATTGATCACTTTTTAGGTATgctgatttcaaattttcttccttCGACTGTGCTTCTAGTTTGTctatttgaattgtattttttttctttaaagcacAAGTTGTTCCTCAAATAGAAGAAATAGCatggaaaagaatatttatgtaaaaacaaGGTCTTGTGATGGGGGGGGGAGGAATCGCGTACACTTGGTAGCTTTAGCCacggataaaaatttaaagattagatGACTTTAGAGGACTTAAAGTCTAAATATGTTTCGGaatgaatttttggaaaaacctccgaaaatggttatttttgaatatttgcaccAAAAAAACAAAGACGTAtaagaaaccaaaatataccaattaaatgGAAAAAGCCTTTTAAATTAAAGggtttttttgttaaaaagatataaagcaaaactttttcttttgaatgtttATCAAGATTTTCTGTAAACTTTACAGATAGCTTAAAAATTATCcagttcctgaattaaaaaaagttctatttctatccattctttaaatattaaggaTCTACTGATAAATAACGAGAAACTTTCAGGTTGCGAAGCtctaaaacaaatttctaaatgaataaattacttattctctagttcaggaattACAAAGcacatcaaaaaaaattattaaaccatatttgaacaaatatgcattagattttatcTTGAggttttttctaaagaaaattctattaaagattcaaatttgagaaaatagctttTAACAATAAAGCATTAAACcgtatataaatgcaaatataaaattgtgtaacTTGCCAAAAAATAGACttggggaaaaaatttaattgtatatttgttcaagcattattacttttattcaattcttatttCGCAAAAAAGGTGACTCCGTTGTAAAATCTccctttaaacaatttttatcttcTCAGTCAGCAAAGGAACTATATGAAATATCCATGCTTTGTATGGAGCAATATCCACAATACAACAGGACCAAATACTACTGGATAATAAAGGATGACCAGCCGGAGAGAACATTGTTCTTGgagaataaaatgtcatttatgaAGTTCAGTTATGAGATGGTAATCTTGCCAACGCTGCATATATAGCTAGAATTAATGAAACTGTTTCATGAAAACACTTGATCTGGATAGTCTTTATTTTGGATGCATTAAACAAAGTCTGGAATAATTTGGGAAATTGAAAAGGGATTTTTCATATGAGCAACGAAATCAAgaacttcataaattattctTAGTCTTATTCGTGGAATCTACAAAATAAGTGCAACATCTCGCTTATATTTGTTGTCAAGCGACTTCtagataatatgaatttaaactttattaaataggTTTCTGTTCCGAATTGCCTTAGATGCTATGGAGTTGCAAAAACGAGATAAGGAGTTAGTTATAGGTGTTGACGCTCTTAAAGATTGATGGTTAGAAGCAAGTTTTATTCTGTTAATGTCGTATttcatgggggaaaaaaaaataccatacttCTAAcggtttgcattaaaaaaaaaacccatcgtcATGACTAGCTATGGAAAGTCGCTGTACCTTGGACGCTACGCCATTGTATTAAATGTATAGTATCGATGTAGAGAAATGGTACCTGCAAAAGAAAATGTACTTCCACAAATTTTTCGTTTCAATAGCAGATTAGATTCCGAGCACATGCTCTGTTAATTTTTATGGATTAAATGCAAGTTTCATCTATAAATGTTCCTGTATCACAAGTATAGCGCAGCATTGCCATAAAaatggcttttgtgccaaaaacGCTCAATCAGCAATGGCTATGAGCAAGTATGTATGCAGCTATAAGGCTGTACAAATGCAGCTTGCTTCACCGAAGCGAATTAGTTGACTCGTATTTtccatttcaattaaaactatttgtattcGCAACTATTTTTTTCTATGCAGATTTGTTTTAGATCTGACCTATCGTTAGTTTCAtggaattcttataaattatctaTGTGATTTCTCCtgattttgtgatttttctttcttttctagcGAGTACAAGAACTTGTTAAACTGCGCCGTCCAAACTGTTGAAACTTCTTGTGGTATTGCAGCGTCTCAACTTATGCAAAATGAGATTGTCAACCTGAATGGCATAGGTCTAGAAGTGGCTTGTGAAGAAGTCTTTGATAAATGTTCCAATTCAGGGATGATGCTGGCGTCATCCCTACTACCTTTCATCTTGCTCCTCGCTCTTTACACATTTAGATTTTTGTAAATGTATGTTCTCTTAATCccacttttaataaattgtttatttttctattctgcTGAATCTTTTTGTTCTACAAATTGAATCTttgaaatcaacattttatttatcacgaaaatatttctaattcttgtAACGCAACATGTCGTATATTCTGCCGTTTGAGATGTGGATATTGAgctacaaattttataaatatccttcattatttttttaaatgcagtagggtaattatttcaattttcctatAACTTCagtacaatttctttaaatcgtacatttaaactaaaatttactcTTAACAGACTTGATTAATGGGAGAAGCTGCCAGGAAAGAACTTTAGAATCCTACACTTTGTACATTTTACCTTAACTTATCTATTGTTACTGTTAAAGTGCCAATCTTGCACAAAAGTGAGAACTTGTCTGTATAAATTCCGCGACGTCTTGTTATTTTCTCTGctgtatttttaatatccattcgaATGGTATTTTATTgtacttcaaaattaaatctcAGTTAAAACTAAGACGTTCAACATTAAATACATTCTGCAAGAACATCCCCCATGTTCCAAATTATTAAAGAGCTGCAGATAGCTTTTGCGTCAAACACAATTGTTTGGTTAAGCAACGCTTAATATTGGGCGTTTCTAATTAAACTGAACATGTGTATTGTCCATTCTAGTGacgtatttaattgaaattcagtgTATGCGTTATGAGTATAAGGGGAGGGAGAACAACTTGTCGCATTTTCACTACTAGATGGCGCTTTTCATGAAATGTAGGATAGTCGCTATgcaaattagaaatgtttaaaatgtatccAAGTTGTATAGTAAAATTGTTCTTCGACAAGATTTAACTCGAACTCTACTATTCAAGTTGCTCCATCAGAATTGTAATGTTTCAGCTGCACATTCAAGAATATCAGCATTTGAaagatttgtgaaaaataatcttCATCGAAGAATAGAGTGAAAAAGATGACTGCTAAATTTGAAGAATTGGATGTGTTGTCAGGAAGTGAAGTCGATATAACCGTGTTGAAAGGACTTCCTGTGTTATAGTTCTCGAGTGGCGCCGTATTTGTTTCGCTCTTGTCTATGGCTCGAACGATTCTACGATCccttttaaaatgctttctacAAAGGCTCGAACTGTAAAAGCTGCACCCTCAAGACCTAAAACgatgcatttattttacttgCCTATTTCGTTGACGATGCATGATCTTGGAATATTTTGAGATGAGACGagggtaattttattttttcagagcaGTGAATACTCGGAACTATTGCCTATAGGGTACTAACCTTTCTAATTCTGTACATGAATAGCCCCTATATCctgattaaattattacattgCTGTGGTTAAACTGCTTATTTCATTCTTATGAGACTTTTTTTGTAGATAACCCCGCAAAGGCTAAAAAATGCTTTCGTCGTAGATGCCTGCTACTACAAATCTTCGCGTCAGCAAGTAGTTGCTTTCCGTCTTGCAAAATCGCGAATAATTAGGGATTACTTTCTGCTAGCAAACCATCCTGCATTGCTCTACATGTGAAGGAATTGCTTCGTATCCATTCTTGAGACAACTAGTTAATTTAGAGGCATTTTCTAATTACCAGGTCTCCTCGGTCTACTTGAATCCCTGCGATTTTTGGTTCAGAGGGATTCGCGTAAGATTTTGTCTGTGGAGAATCCTTTCTGAATCGAAAGCAAGAATAACAACCTGTGTGGCTGCAACTCTGCAAGAAACATTTCGTGCTGCTATTGAATGTGACTGACGCAAATAGAATACACATTGAATGAATAGAAATGgagttttgtttcaattttttcttttatgctgtACCGATTTATTCACTTGTGggctaaaatttgaataaattctcaTTGTGTACCTTTTTCCTAAGGTTACAACAACGTAtgacaaattttaagcaaaattcatcGACCAGAATTTGTACAATCTATGAAAGGTCATTTGAATTATAACCAACCTATGTATGGTGAAAAAAGTAACTGATTTCTTAAATGAGGGAGCAgtcaaaaaattaatacatgaatGGCTCGAAATTTTAGTCTCTCGAAATTTTCTTTCACTAACATTTAGATATCCAAAAATGTTAACCatgcaatattttaaaccaaaatattctttaaacttgTTTACGAAATAGAACAAAAACCTAATATTTAGTTTTACAGAAACTATATAGTGAAACATGCAAGCCGCGAATAACTAGTTTCAGtattatttgaaagtgaaaataaaactgttaagctattaaaaaaaagtgcattttttgaGACTGCACTATCTAAAGGGGCTTTCTTctaacttatatttaatttcttttgcagtGTATGTAGAGATAGTTGGTGTTGCTTCCCTGAAGTGAAGACAATTTATCAGAGTAGCggaaaaaatcacttttatagcCCAGATTATagctttttattacataatttttcatgtaGCTACGCTATCTGTACGTTTTTATTTTATGGCAGTTATTGGGCCATGGATTTTTTCAATACTACTGATTGTAAAATATTCCTTGTTCTGGTGATACAAGTAATTTGTAATgccaatatacagggtgttcattaattattgtcggggtttccatacctcataactttcgaataaaaaatatcacgcaaaaaccgattacgtattcgtaaattacaactcaaagaattttattaatattaaagtgtaaagcttgcgtaatattttttattcgaaagttatgaggtacggaaaccccgacaataattaatgaacaccctgtatatgtatttatatctgactttcatttttttttagttatttttatgaaatgtatacGATTTATTCTTTAGACTTCTCAATTTTGTATTAgccaaagaatattttaacttgaCACAATTTGAAGAGCTACTGACATTTATATGCATCTCTCTTGAGGGAAGAATCGTTCCGTAtacgaataatattttatagcacCTTGAGCATAAAATTCTTGGGTGTTAAGactgaaactttaatttttttccctctaagcCGTTGACTTCGATTAATGTACTATGATATTAAAATTCTCACTACGAATTTGTTGCAGAACGATGATTAACGCTCTTGAATATGATAAATTACGGTTAAAGATGGTGTAACCTTTACTTCTCTGTGTATGGTCTGCATATTTGAACTTCATTATGAAGAATGCAGgttttataatgcataaaattaaagaatccatttATTGGTGCATTTCAGATGCATACTTATTGAATCTTTTCAAATTGAGACACGGTGAAATGCTATTTGCTGTAGTACATACTATTCTAGAAATTAATTACGCATAGAttgttttaataaacattttctaaagaTGACTtcgaattttaaacattatttcaagCTCCGTTAGTTCTTCAGatgaatgattcattttaatcTAAACTAATATCTCTGAaaggaaaaatcaaatttgacGTCTCTTCGAAACGCTGATTCATGTTAAATCGTAAACAAACGGTGCATTTCATTCTGAtcaaatcaaaaaaattcgagTGGCGTTTCCACTTATCTCTCAAGGCTTTCTGTCGCAATCtgctataaaactaaaatatttaacactGGGATGCTATGGTTGCGAGTTTCTTTCTCGTGGCGTGAAATATTGCTTCCAGTGAAGCACTCATTGTACAcgtagaatattttgtaaaatttattatgcgTAGTACTACATTACGACTTTGTTCAAAAAGATCCTGATTTTATTCTCCGCTAACTGATTTACCCAGATTTGCTCAGATTAAAATGGttcttataaataacttttagaaatgaacaatttaattttaaaattaaacctttatgtacaataataaaatttgaaaagttgatataactttcttttgctttaaatatttatcatatattaagCAGCATATAAATACaaacttttaatatgaaatattattttgcataaaatatatccaaaatttcctataatttgcaagtttgctttaattaaaaatgataaaatgttataAGGAATTTAATATCTCCTAGTTTGTAggaaaattatagtattttttctttcttaaattataaatattattagagaataatataaaatgtagttAATCATTGTGAATAGCAATTTAAATCATACATGGAATATGATAGCAGCcagtttttaataatgaatttcaaacttCATTGACAATAAAAAGCAAGTagtcaaattttcaataaacagaatcttggaaacaatttttcatgttaaaagaaacaacttttaatatcaataatgtaaaataaatcttaatgaaCTATTTCTGATTTCTATCTTTCGTCTATTTTAAATCTAGTTTGGAGGCCgtagtggcctggtggtaaagtctcggcttcggaaccggagggtttcaggttcgtgacccgaagaaccgtcgtgtaaggggtctgttgcaccttaaatccgtcaggactaaagtcctcccgctggtgtggtgtagagggaggggggggggtgccatatcaggtgtcttcctcgtcatctgaccgcggttcaaaattacgagtttcgtcccaaaatagccctagtgttgctttaaacgggacgttaatatcactaaactaaactaaactttaaatctaattttaaaaaatcttagatCCATGCATGTTTTGTTTTTACAATACACTGCTTGCACATTGgtgtcataattaaataattaattttttattaattaaaaaattattatcaaatatttttttttttaattttcccattGTTTTAAAGTATCTGTGAAGAAAATTTGATCAATAGTTTTGATTTTAGTTTGTTTcctgtttttcttaaatttaatatacatctgctaaatacaggaatttcgaatattaaaatttacctGGATTTATATACTGTTGCCAGTTTCCTTCTCCTCGGTTACAGATTAAATAAATAGGTGGACTTTTTAAAAGCCAAAAAAAGGCATCGAAGGTAAACAATTTTTATCCAGGAGatgaaaaagcagaaaattataaatatacgaGGTCTGTAAAAACGTACTTTCTTATTTGGAAGAATTAAGCAAGACAGTTCAATAATCAATGGGTGTTATAGAATATTATTGCTACCGTGTTCTTaagtaattattctttatttagcaccatttttattatttcaagtatATAAGCACTATCTATATATAAACAGATGTGACTGAAACTCAAAATTCATAAATCGGTGTTCTCTTTTAAAACTCTTATCAACACGCACTcgcttcatttcatttgttttgaccTTGGGACTAAAACATTATGTAAAAGTTACTGGAAGACATTTACAATAACACACGATTGCAAAAACAGTAGCTACTTCTTAATgtgattttattagaattttgatgACATTAACCGATTGATAACGATAAACGAATTGGGTAACATCAGTAACATTTTTTAtcacattacaaaaaataattacaacaggacttctatattttttttcaaaaataacaattaaaaatttcctaattgtttcttatctgcaattatttcttaattgCTCACTTTTAAATTGTATGTGAGGCCTGGGTAACCTGGTtgatagggcgttggattcgcatcctttGGGTTGTGAGTTTGAtcccgccagccgaagactctccgtgtgtgtgtggtggctggctgacatataaatctgtcgtggtctcTAAGTCCTATAtgccgagagtaataccactgggggtactggatcagaggtgatcgtacTCTGGTTCAGGTCTGAACCACAGAATGAAAGAATGAATTGCATGAATAAAGTCCACCCCTTAAAAGgagttgtgacgtgtgagtagctaaatcgtactcttggccctagatggcgctactgaaatgTAAGAGACGTAAAAATTTTGGCTTAAATTCGCTAACTTAGTAAAAACGGGCTCGTCTATGagaagtgccatcagaaacaacaacaaattatctgttcttatattaatttcttgaaatttgctGAAAGATGATATCAGGTTTCAAAATACCAAATGCGTGATTCATTTCGATGTTCGTTGGTAGTGTTTTTTCAATGCTTCTGTCCTTGTCTGACTTATCAACGTATATTGTTTGAGCTTCTTagcgatttttcaaaatattatatagagGCTGTGAAATTTCAACCTGCGTCATAGCGTTAATGTCTTTCATTTCAAGTAAATTTCTGattgttcagaattttaattttgtattcaacACTTAAATCAGTTgtgtttttttaatccattttgcTTTCGCAATTCAATCGTTTATAGTACTGGTTTATGGCTGTTTGGATTTCAATTCACACTTGACATGGTAGTTATCTTTTTAAATCAATCCAGACCACCCTAATTCCGATTTAAATAATAGGAACCTCATTCTATGGGAAATATGACCGTCAGATGTTTTCTTAGAAGTGAAGCGAGAAATGTCATGAGTGTCAATATCTAATTCTGACTTAAAATAAAGAATCTgtcaattatatatttcaaaatggaaatataaataaaatatttataaaaagaatatttttgtttatatttgaatacGTCAATTTGGGATAACAGTATTTCAATAACGTGAAAAGGAAAGATATAATTAATCGTTATCACATTAAACGGCTTCTCCTGTAAATCTTTTTGAATTCTAGTAACATTTAGATCTTAAACTCGGAAGATGTGTAActaattcgtaaaatatttttcttttattatgaaaacaaacaGATGAATCAGCAATGATTGAAAGTAGAGCTCATTAAATGTGCTATCATATACCTTGAATCTTTAATAACACTGCCATTTCTTTTCGTTAATTGTCgtgtacttatttttttcttatttcacagACAAAGTGTTAAAATTATGCTTCATCATCTCcagaaatttattcaatgatgttgtgataaaatatatatattttcacgtTTT comes from Argiope bruennichi chromosome 2, qqArgBrue1.1, whole genome shotgun sequence and encodes:
- the LOC129959672 gene encoding uncharacterized protein LOC129959672 — translated: MGVIKTLFILAALMAVSHAECGVDDLRCCLSEFLPLVSPAGIRLTKENLNNTCKVASGSLECIENFSDHCVARGNDKLEGNLNKTKVFIGQTCGNNSKILESVEEYEDCFTNASLDFQKCYNKTLLPGTVGDDDEAKWKAECCEYKNLLNCAVQTVETSCGIAASQLMQNEIVNLNGIGLEVACEEVFDKCSNSGMMLASSLLPFILLLALYTFRFL